In Thermomonas paludicola, the following are encoded in one genomic region:
- a CDS encoding bifunctional aspartate kinase/diaminopimelate decarboxylase, with translation MSPTLAPDDRWLVLKFGGTSVSKRTRWDTIGRLVAGRAKDNDARVLVVVSALSGVTNELTAIADGAADGAERVARLDARHRAFLAELELDADAVLGERLSALRALLDDPRAATRTLDWQAEVLGQGELLSSTIGAAYLRAQGLDIGWMDARDWLDALPPQPNQSAWSQRLSVNCRWQGSEDWRVHFASQPTRLLITQGFISRHQDGGTAILGRGGSDTSAAYFGALLGARRVEIWTDVPGMFSANPREVPDARLLTRLDYYEAQEIATTGAKVLHPRALRPCRNSGVPMAILDTERPHLPGTSIDDAAEPVPGVKAISRRNGIVLVSMEGIGMWQQVGFLADVFALFKQHGLSVDLIGSAETNVTVSLDPSENLVNTDVLAALSADLSAICRVKVIVPCAAITLVGRGMRSLLHKLQDVWAMFGRENVHLISQSSNDLNLTFVVDEAAADGMLPKLHAALIDSGAMPVYEDAVFGPRWREIIGALRPRPTPWWKAPGERDALLHLAQAGTPRYVYHLPTVRERARQLKAIAAVDRCYYAIKANSHPAILRTLAEEGFGLECVSLGELERVFAALPDFDPQRVLFTPSFAPINEYEAALARGVTVTVDNVELLRRWPEVFRGRALWLRIDLGHGDGHHEKVNTGGKEAKFGLSAQRVEEFAQAARALDVRITGLHAHLGSGIETVGHWQEVVDELAGFARRIGSVEVLDIGGGLPIPYTDDDEPFDLDTWAAGLAAIKAVHPAFQLAIEPGRFLVAEAGVLLARATQVVEKDGVLRVGLDAGMNALIRPALYDAWHDIHNLSRLDDGAQRDFDVVGPICESSDVFGHRVKLPATTAPDDVMLIADAGAYGFSMASAYNLRTLPAEAVLPDAG, from the coding sequence ATGTCCCCGACTCTTGCGCCCGACGATCGCTGGCTTGTCCTCAAGTTTGGTGGAACATCGGTGTCGAAACGCACGCGCTGGGACACCATCGGCCGGCTGGTGGCGGGCAGGGCGAAGGACAACGATGCGCGGGTGCTGGTGGTGGTGTCGGCGCTGTCCGGCGTCACCAACGAGCTGACCGCGATTGCCGACGGTGCCGCCGACGGCGCGGAGCGCGTGGCCCGGCTCGATGCGCGGCATCGCGCCTTCCTCGCCGAGCTCGAGCTTGATGCCGATGCAGTGCTGGGCGAGCGGCTGTCCGCGCTGCGCGCGCTGCTGGACGATCCGCGCGCGGCCACGCGCACGCTGGACTGGCAGGCCGAGGTGCTGGGGCAGGGCGAGTTGCTGTCGTCCACGATAGGGGCTGCCTACCTGCGCGCGCAGGGCCTGGACATCGGCTGGATGGATGCGCGCGACTGGCTCGATGCGCTGCCGCCGCAGCCCAACCAGAGCGCGTGGTCGCAGCGGCTGTCGGTGAACTGCCGCTGGCAGGGCAGCGAAGACTGGCGCGTGCATTTCGCATCGCAGCCCACACGCCTGCTCATCACGCAAGGTTTCATTTCCCGGCACCAGGACGGCGGCACCGCGATCCTCGGGCGCGGCGGCTCGGATACCTCGGCCGCCTATTTCGGCGCGCTGCTCGGCGCCCGCCGGGTGGAGATCTGGACCGACGTGCCCGGCATGTTCAGCGCCAATCCGCGCGAGGTGCCGGACGCGCGCCTGCTGACCCGGCTGGACTATTACGAGGCGCAGGAAATCGCCACTACCGGCGCCAAGGTGCTGCACCCGCGCGCGCTGCGGCCCTGCCGCAACAGCGGCGTGCCGATGGCGATCCTCGATACCGAGCGCCCGCACCTGCCCGGCACCAGCATTGATGATGCGGCGGAGCCCGTCCCCGGGGTGAAGGCGATCAGCCGCCGCAACGGCATCGTGCTGGTGTCGATGGAAGGCATCGGCATGTGGCAGCAGGTGGGCTTCCTGGCCGACGTGTTCGCGCTGTTCAAGCAGCATGGGCTGTCGGTGGATCTGATCGGTTCGGCGGAAACCAACGTCACCGTCTCGCTGGATCCCTCCGAGAACCTGGTCAACACCGACGTGCTGGCTGCGCTGTCGGCCGACCTGTCGGCGATCTGCCGGGTCAAGGTGATCGTGCCCTGCGCCGCCATCACGCTGGTGGGGCGCGGCATGCGCTCGCTGCTGCACAAGTTGCAGGACGTGTGGGCGATGTTCGGGCGCGAGAACGTGCACCTGATCTCGCAGTCCTCGAACGACCTCAACCTCACCTTCGTGGTGGACGAGGCCGCCGCCGACGGCATGCTGCCGAAGCTGCACGCCGCGCTGATCGATTCCGGCGCGATGCCGGTGTACGAGGACGCCGTGTTCGGCCCGCGCTGGCGCGAGATCATCGGTGCGCTGCGCCCGCGCCCGACGCCGTGGTGGAAGGCGCCGGGCGAGCGCGACGCGCTGCTGCACCTGGCGCAGGCCGGCACCCCGCGCTACGTCTACCACCTGCCCACGGTGCGCGAACGCGCGCGCCAGCTCAAGGCGATCGCCGCGGTGGATCGCTGCTACTACGCGATCAAGGCCAACTCGCACCCGGCCATCCTGCGCACGCTGGCGGAGGAAGGCTTCGGGCTGGAATGCGTCTCGCTGGGTGAACTCGAACGCGTGTTCGCGGCGCTGCCGGACTTCGATCCGCAGCGCGTGCTGTTCACGCCCAGCTTCGCGCCGATCAACGAGTACGAGGCGGCGCTGGCGCGCGGCGTCACCGTCACCGTGGACAACGTGGAGCTGCTGCGCCGCTGGCCGGAGGTGTTCCGCGGCCGCGCGCTGTGGCTGCGCATCGACCTCGGCCACGGCGATGGCCACCACGAGAAGGTCAACACCGGCGGCAAGGAGGCCAAGTTCGGCCTGTCCGCGCAGCGGGTGGAGGAGTTCGCGCAGGCCGCGCGCGCGCTGGACGTGCGCATCACCGGCCTGCACGCGCACCTGGGCAGCGGCATCGAAACCGTCGGCCACTGGCAGGAAGTGGTGGACGAGCTGGCCGGCTTCGCCCGCCGCATCGGCAGCGTGGAAGTGCTGGACATCGGCGGCGGCCTGCCGATTCCCTACACCGACGACGACGAGCCGTTCGACCTCGACACCTGGGCGGCGGGACTGGCCGCGATCAAGGCGGTGCATCCGGCCTTCCAGCTGGCGATCGAGCCCGGCCGCTTCCTGGTGGCCGAGGCCGGCGTGCTGCTGGCGCGCGCGACCCAGGTGGTGGAGAAGGACGGGGTGCTGCGGGTCGGGCTGGACGCCGGCATGAACGCGCTGATCCGCCCGGCGCTGTACGACGCGTGGCACGACATCCACAACCTGTCGCGGCTGGACGATGGCGCGCAGCGCGATTTCGACGTGGTCGGGCCGATCTGCGAGTCCAGCGACGTGTTCGGCCACCGGGTCAAGCTGCCCGCCACCACCGCGCCGGACGACGTGATGCTGATCGCCGACGCCGGCGCCTACGGCTTCAGCATGGCCAGCGCCTACAATCTGCGCACGCTGCCGGCGGAAGCCGTCCTTCCGGACGCGGGTTGA
- the tig gene encoding trigger factor yields MQVSVESTGNLERRVTLSLPAGDVDAQVGSRLREIAHTARIKGFRPGKVPTKVVEQRYGGQVRAEIVDGLLRQALDQAVRDNELRVAGMPQVKPGEDAAEGELKYVASVELVPEFGDLDMGKLQVVRHTAEVADADIERMLENLRQQRGSWSKVERAAKAGDLASIETTSTVDGVRMPAEGVEKASTVLGSSAIYPEVESAIAGMLPGEEKTLDITLPADWHVQQFAGKTVTSTFKLVEVAEQVLPEIDAAFIRSFGVRSGDVEQFKADIRSNLERELKGALMNRLRREVGEQLTEAYKDVELPPRLVENEARMLMANAAEQASRQGQQLTAGPEAFQDAARKRVLMALLVGEVARRNELRLEPERLNETMRLIASTYEQPEQVIALYRNDPQLMQGLQNRVMEEQVIDWIAERAQHTEQALSFQEAISP; encoded by the coding sequence ATGCAAGTCTCGGTCGAATCCACCGGCAACCTCGAGCGCCGCGTTACCCTCAGCCTGCCTGCGGGCGACGTGGATGCCCAGGTCGGCAGCCGCCTGCGCGAGATCGCGCATACCGCGCGCATCAAGGGCTTCCGTCCCGGCAAGGTGCCGACCAAGGTGGTCGAGCAGCGGTATGGCGGCCAAGTGCGCGCCGAGATCGTGGATGGCCTGCTGCGCCAGGCGCTGGACCAGGCCGTGCGCGACAACGAACTGCGCGTGGCGGGCATGCCGCAAGTGAAGCCGGGCGAAGATGCGGCCGAGGGCGAGCTGAAGTACGTGGCGTCGGTGGAGTTGGTGCCGGAGTTCGGTGATCTCGACATGGGCAAGCTGCAGGTCGTGCGGCACACTGCGGAAGTGGCCGATGCCGACATCGAGCGGATGCTGGAAAACCTCCGCCAGCAGCGCGGCAGCTGGAGCAAGGTGGAGCGTGCGGCCAAGGCCGGCGACCTGGCCAGCATTGAAACCACCAGCACCGTCGATGGCGTGCGCATGCCCGCCGAGGGCGTGGAGAAGGCCAGCACCGTGCTGGGTTCCAGCGCGATCTACCCTGAAGTGGAGTCGGCGATTGCCGGCATGCTGCCCGGCGAGGAAAAGACCCTCGACATCACCCTGCCCGCCGATTGGCACGTCCAGCAGTTCGCCGGCAAGACGGTGACCTCGACCTTCAAGCTGGTGGAAGTGGCGGAACAGGTGTTGCCGGAAATCGACGCCGCGTTCATCCGCAGCTTCGGCGTTCGCAGCGGCGATGTCGAGCAGTTCAAGGCCGACATCCGCAGCAACCTGGAGCGCGAGCTGAAGGGTGCGCTGATGAACCGCCTGCGCCGCGAAGTGGGTGAGCAGCTGACCGAAGCCTACAAGGACGTCGAGCTGCCACCGCGGCTGGTCGAGAACGAGGCGCGCATGTTGATGGCCAATGCGGCCGAGCAGGCGAGCCGCCAAGGCCAGCAGCTGACCGCCGGCCCCGAGGCGTTCCAGGACGCAGCGCGCAAGCGCGTGCTGATGGCCTTGTTGGTGGGTGAGGTCGCGCGCCGCAACGAGCTGCGCCTGGAGCCAGAGCGCCTGAACGAAACCATGCGATTGATCGCCTCCACCTATGAACAGCCCGAGCAGGTCATTGCGTTGTACCGCAACGACCCCCAGTTGATGCAGGGTCTGCAGAATCGCGTGATGGAAGAGCAGGTGATCGATTGGATCGCCGAGCGCGCCCAGCATACCGAGCAGGCATTGAGCTTCCAGGAAGCGATCAGCCCGTAA
- a CDS encoding PhzF family phenazine biosynthesis protein: MIRRYMQLDVFASRPGLGNPLGVVLDANDMDTAAMQSLAAWLNLSETVFFLPPAPGADYRIRIFTPGSELPFAGHPSVGAAWAAAQHGLAQPRDGALVQQCGAGLLPVRITPDGGTKLPFVRSPRGRELARQVAPLPAGLDAIATPGQPAALWHNGPAWWLVEAASASQLRNFRPDFSAIANWSNATQATGVAMFAFESADETQLVVRAFCPGDAVNVPEDPVTGSANAVVAAWLHQQGRMPGHDGAYVASQGRELERDGRVAVRVDADGEVWIGGRVQQVIVGQLDW, from the coding sequence ATGATCCGTCGTTATATGCAATTGGACGTCTTCGCCTCCCGTCCCGGCCTGGGCAATCCGCTGGGTGTGGTGCTGGACGCAAACGACATGGACACCGCGGCGATGCAATCGCTGGCCGCGTGGCTGAACCTGTCGGAGACGGTGTTCTTCCTGCCGCCCGCCCCCGGCGCGGACTACCGCATCCGCATCTTCACCCCCGGCAGCGAGCTGCCGTTCGCTGGCCATCCCAGCGTGGGCGCGGCATGGGCAGCCGCGCAGCACGGGCTGGCGCAGCCGCGTGACGGCGCGCTGGTGCAGCAGTGCGGCGCCGGCCTCCTGCCGGTCCGCATCACCCCCGACGGCGGCACCAAGCTGCCATTCGTGCGCAGCCCGCGCGGCCGTGAACTGGCCCGGCAGGTGGCCCCATTGCCGGCCGGGCTGGACGCCATTGCCACGCCCGGACAGCCTGCGGCGCTCTGGCACAACGGCCCGGCGTGGTGGCTGGTCGAGGCCGCGTCGGCCAGCCAGCTGCGCAATTTCCGCCCGGACTTCTCTGCCATCGCGAACTGGAGCAATGCCACCCAGGCCACCGGCGTGGCGATGTTCGCCTTCGAATCGGCGGATGAGACCCAGCTGGTGGTGCGCGCGTTCTGCCCCGGCGATGCGGTCAACGTGCCGGAAGACCCGGTCACCGGCAGCGCCAACGCCGTGGTGGCCGCATGGCTGCATCAACAGGGCCGCATGCCCGGCCACGATGGCGCTTACGTCGCCAGCCAGGGCCGTGAGCTGGAGCGTGACGGCCGGGTCGCGGTACGGGTGGATGCAGACGGCGAGGTATGGATTGGCGGACGCGTGCAGCAGGTCATCGTCGGGCAATTGGACTGGTAA
- a CDS encoding PhzF family phenazine biosynthesis protein codes for MKRRYLQLDVFASRPGNGNPLAVVLDAQGLDDAAMQAIARWTRLPETTFVCPPTSAQATHRIRMFSPRREVPFAGHPSVGTAHVLLDAGRVTPRDGLLVQEGVAGLLPLQVRGEGVTRTIAVRTPRARVQEIAAADDTRLAAALAGLQLGALPPVLMDGGRRWWLVELASEAHLRSIRPNWEAISTLAEATSSMGVFVYARSADPIHYFAVRAFVGAPAHFEDAASGAANATLAAWLADRNALPGSDGFYRVSQGREVGHDAIIELTVDAHGEVWSGGRAVTVVRGELDWPAA; via the coding sequence ATGAAGCGCCGCTACCTGCAACTTGACGTCTTCGCCTCTCGTCCCGGCAACGGCAACCCGCTGGCCGTGGTGCTGGATGCGCAGGGACTGGACGATGCCGCAATGCAAGCCATCGCGCGCTGGACGCGCCTGCCGGAAACCACCTTCGTGTGTCCGCCGACATCCGCGCAGGCAACCCATCGCATCCGCATGTTCAGCCCGCGTCGGGAAGTGCCGTTCGCCGGACATCCCAGCGTGGGCACCGCCCACGTGTTGCTGGATGCCGGACGGGTGACGCCACGCGACGGCCTGCTGGTGCAGGAAGGCGTGGCCGGCCTGCTGCCACTGCAGGTGCGTGGCGAAGGCGTGACGCGCACGATTGCGGTACGCACGCCGCGTGCCCGCGTGCAGGAAATCGCCGCGGCCGACGACACCCGCCTAGCCGCCGCGCTGGCCGGCCTGCAGCTGGGCGCGCTGCCGCCGGTGCTGATGGACGGCGGTCGCCGCTGGTGGCTGGTGGAACTGGCCAGCGAAGCGCACCTGCGCAGCATCAGGCCAAACTGGGAAGCGATCAGCACACTGGCGGAAGCGACCAGCAGCATGGGGGTATTCGTGTATGCGCGCAGCGCCGACCCCATCCACTATTTCGCCGTGCGTGCCTTCGTGGGCGCACCGGCGCATTTTGAAGATGCCGCCTCGGGCGCTGCCAACGCCACGCTGGCCGCGTGGCTGGCAGACCGCAACGCCCTGCCCGGCAGCGACGGGTTCTACCGGGTCAGCCAAGGCCGCGAAGTGGGACACGACGCGATCATCGAGCTGACGGTCGATGCCCACGGCGAGGTCTGGTCCGGTGGCCGCGCGGTGACCGTGGTGCGTGGCGAACTGGACTGGCCAGCGGCGTAA
- the murL gene encoding UDP-N-acetyl-alpha-D-muramoyl-L-alanyl-L-glutamate epimerase, translating into MTDWIFNRDTIRTFRFVRCAFDAQTGVAQLVYAFDDGPELTETVTLPGAPFALDEARAAAALRALRLLHLIAGVSYYKAAVPGEIRLDDYAIDADTAALLQTVYRNGLGEFAYRNGLDLRGRIRFPADAAPSLPAPGLGLRPHALVAIGGGKDSLVSIEALCAEGVAQTVTWIGGSQLIAACAAHTGLPTLNIGRQLAPQLFEFNRQGAWNGHIPVTAVNSAIMAFAAVLLGVDQVVFSNERSASYGSQIPGTGEVNHQWSKGWAFESAFGDYLQSHVAADLHYYSLLRPLSELAVARQFARTDRYDAYFSSCNRNFHILGERPTSRWCGVCPKCHFVFLALAPFMPKLRLVGIVGRNLLDDPAQVPGFDALLEYGDHKPFECVGEGRESRAAMATLAQRPDWREDAVVKRFAKQIEPQLDAAGLAIEPLLALDNDHRIPAALWERLRVRFAA; encoded by the coding sequence ATGACCGACTGGATTTTCAACCGCGACACCATCCGCACGTTCCGCTTCGTCCGCTGCGCCTTCGACGCGCAGACCGGCGTGGCGCAATTGGTGTATGCCTTCGACGACGGCCCGGAACTGACCGAGACGGTCACCTTGCCGGGCGCGCCGTTCGCGCTGGACGAAGCGCGTGCCGCCGCTGCGCTGCGCGCGCTGCGCCTGCTGCACCTGATCGCCGGCGTGAGCTACTACAAGGCGGCGGTGCCGGGCGAGATCCGCCTCGACGATTACGCCATCGACGCCGACACCGCCGCGTTGCTGCAGACTGTCTACCGCAACGGGCTGGGCGAATTCGCCTACCGCAACGGGCTGGACCTGCGCGGCAGGATCCGCTTTCCGGCTGACGCCGCGCCCTCGCTGCCCGCACCCGGGCTCGGCCTGCGCCCGCACGCGCTGGTCGCCATCGGCGGCGGCAAGGACTCGCTGGTCAGCATCGAGGCGCTGTGCGCCGAGGGCGTCGCCCAGACGGTGACGTGGATCGGCGGTTCGCAGCTGATCGCCGCCTGCGCCGCGCACACCGGCCTCCCCACGCTCAACATCGGCCGCCAGCTGGCGCCGCAGCTGTTCGAATTCAACCGCCAGGGCGCGTGGAACGGCCACATCCCGGTGACCGCGGTGAACTCGGCGATCATGGCCTTCGCCGCGGTGCTGCTGGGCGTCGACCAGGTGGTGTTCTCCAACGAGCGCTCGGCCAGCTACGGCTCGCAGATCCCCGGCACCGGCGAGGTCAACCACCAGTGGTCCAAGGGCTGGGCGTTCGAATCGGCGTTCGGCGACTACCTGCAGTCGCACGTGGCCGCCGACCTGCACTACTACTCGCTGTTGCGCCCGCTGAGCGAGCTGGCGGTGGCGCGGCAGTTCGCCAGGACGGACCGCTACGACGCGTATTTCTCCAGCTGCAACCGCAACTTCCACATCCTCGGCGAGCGCCCCACCAGCCGCTGGTGCGGGGTCTGCCCGAAGTGCCACTTCGTGTTCCTGGCGCTGGCGCCGTTCATGCCCAAGCTGCGGCTGGTCGGCATCGTCGGCCGCAACCTGCTGGACGATCCGGCGCAGGTGCCCGGCTTCGACGCGCTGCTGGAATACGGCGACCACAAGCCGTTCGAGTGCGTGGGCGAGGGCCGCGAGTCGCGCGCGGCGATGGCGACGCTGGCGCAGCGCCCGGACTGGCGCGAGGACGCGGTGGTGAAGCGCTTCGCAAAACAGATCGAACCGCAGCTGGACGCGGCTGGGCTCGCCATCGAGCCGCTGCTGGCACTGGACAACGACCATCGCATTCCCGCCGCGCTGTGGGAGCGCCTGCGTGTCCGCTTCGCTGCCTGA
- the ssb gene encoding single-stranded DNA-binding protein, with product MARGVNKVILVGNLGNDPDVKYTQGGMAITTLSVATTSVRKDKDGQQIEKTEWHRVKLFGKLGEIAGEYLKKGRQVYIEGRIEYGSYEKDGVKHYTTDIVADEMQMIGGGEGGGPRSGSEDGNEGRYQRGSGGGSYGGDRAQRAPAQRREPAAAPARKAADFDSSVPFDDDIPF from the coding sequence ATGGCACGCGGCGTAAACAAGGTGATCCTGGTCGGCAACCTCGGCAACGACCCGGACGTGAAATACACGCAGGGCGGGATGGCGATCACCACGCTGAGCGTGGCCACCACCAGCGTTCGCAAGGACAAGGACGGCCAGCAGATCGAAAAGACCGAATGGCACCGGGTCAAGCTGTTCGGCAAGCTGGGCGAGATTGCCGGCGAGTACCTGAAGAAAGGCCGCCAGGTCTATATCGAGGGCCGCATCGAGTACGGCTCCTACGAGAAGGACGGGGTGAAGCATTACACCACCGACATTGTTGCCGACGAGATGCAGATGATCGGCGGCGGTGAAGGTGGCGGTCCGCGCAGTGGCAGTGAAGACGGCAATGAGGGTCGCTACCAGCGCGGCAGCGGAGGCGGCAGCTACGGCGGAGATCGGGCGCAGCGTGCGCCCGCCCAGCGCCGCGAGCCGGCGGCAGCGCCCGCCAGGAAGGCGGCTGATTTCGACAGCAGCGTGCCGTTTGACGATGACATCCCGTTCTAG
- a CDS encoding polyprenyl synthetase family protein: MTASSTSNALPDLKAIQALASADMAALDSLIRQRLASDVVLINQIAEYIIGAGGKRLRPMLLLLAAGALGDAQGKGVGGDAHQLAAVVEFIHTSTLLHDDVVDESDLRRGRKTANAVWGNAASVLVGDFLYSRSFQLMVELERMDVQKILADTTNTIAEGEVLQLLHVRNPDTDEAAYLRVIERKTAILFAAATRLGALLAGADAATQQALHDYGLNLGYAFQIADDVLDYASNAVTLGKNLGDDLAEGKMTLPLIHAMAHSDDATRAELRRIVEHGDIDGMPAALAAIDACNSLAYSRQRAMDYARAAEDALAGLARGNHTAALLGLAHHAVNRDH, from the coding sequence ATGACTGCTTCCAGCACCAGCAATGCCCTGCCCGACCTCAAGGCGATCCAGGCCCTGGCCTCGGCAGACATGGCCGCGCTGGATTCACTGATTCGCCAGCGGCTGGCCTCGGACGTGGTGCTGATCAACCAGATCGCCGAATACATCATCGGGGCGGGCGGCAAGCGGTTGCGACCGATGCTGCTGCTGCTGGCGGCCGGGGCGCTGGGCGACGCGCAGGGCAAGGGCGTCGGCGGCGACGCCCACCAGCTGGCGGCGGTGGTGGAGTTCATCCACACCTCCACCCTGTTGCATGACGACGTGGTCGATGAATCCGACCTGCGCCGCGGCCGCAAGACCGCCAATGCGGTATGGGGCAATGCGGCCAGCGTGCTGGTCGGCGATTTCCTGTACTCGCGCAGCTTCCAGCTGATGGTGGAGCTGGAGCGGATGGACGTGCAGAAAATCCTGGCCGACACCACCAACACCATCGCCGAGGGCGAGGTGCTGCAGCTGCTGCACGTGCGCAACCCGGACACCGACGAAGCCGCCTACCTGCGGGTGATCGAACGCAAGACCGCGATCCTGTTCGCCGCCGCCACCCGCCTGGGCGCGCTGCTGGCCGGCGCCGACGCCGCCACCCAGCAGGCCCTGCACGACTACGGCCTGAACCTTGGCTATGCCTTCCAGATCGCCGACGACGTGCTGGACTACGCTTCCAATGCCGTCACGCTGGGCAAGAACCTGGGCGATGACCTCGCCGAAGGCAAGATGACCCTGCCGTTGATTCACGCGATGGCGCACAGCGACGATGCCACCCGCGCCGAGCTGCGCCGGATCGTCGAACACGGCGACATCGACGGCATGCCGGCGGCACTGGCCGCCATCGATGCCTGCAACAGCCTGGCCTACAGCCGCCAGCGCGCAATGGACTACGCGCGCGCCGCCGAGGACGCGCTGGCCGGGCTTGCACGCGGAAACCACACCGCAGCGCTGCTGGGGCTGGCGCACCACGCGGTCAATCGCGACCACTGA
- the murD gene encoding UDP-N-acetylmuramoyl-L-alanine--D-glutamate ligase, translating to MRIDDLSGRRVALWGWGHEGRAAHTALRARLSALPLTLFCSEAEAAEAAGLGDPLLSIEHAATGERLAAFEVVVKSPGISPYRPEAAFAAQRGTRFLGGTALWFAERADAGGEVANAICVTGTKGKSTTTSLLAHLLRAAGLRTALCGNIGVPLLELLDGDAEAWAIELSSYQTRDVAAAGARPHIAIVTNLHPEHLDWHGSEARYIADKLALVMEAQPRIAVLNAADPLLAKLQLPDSEIHWYGDARGWHLRGDALHRGDAFVMDTATLPLPGRHNRSNLCAVLTALDAFGLDAAALATHAASFQPLPNRLQPLGERDGILYVNDSISTTPMATLAALELYADRPVAVLVGGHDRGLPWDAFADAMRLRAPDAVVTMGQNGPRIHALLAPVAAQAGFTLAAAGDLAEAMGKARAALPDGGVVLLSPGAPSFGPYRNYVARGRHFAELAGFDPDAISGIQGMGIA from the coding sequence CTGCGCATCGACGACCTGTCCGGTCGCCGCGTGGCGCTGTGGGGCTGGGGGCATGAAGGGCGCGCCGCCCACACGGCCTTGCGCGCGCGCCTGTCTGCGCTGCCGTTGACGTTGTTCTGCAGCGAGGCGGAAGCGGCCGAAGCGGCCGGTCTTGGCGACCCGCTGCTGTCCATCGAGCATGCCGCCACCGGCGAGCGCCTCGCCGCGTTCGAGGTGGTGGTGAAGTCGCCCGGCATCAGCCCCTACAGGCCGGAGGCCGCATTCGCCGCGCAGCGCGGCACCCGCTTCCTCGGCGGCACCGCGCTGTGGTTCGCCGAGCGTGCCGATGCCGGCGGCGAAGTGGCGAACGCGATCTGCGTCACCGGCACCAAGGGCAAGAGCACCACCACGTCGCTGCTGGCGCACCTGCTGCGTGCGGCCGGGCTGCGCACCGCCCTGTGCGGCAACATCGGCGTGCCGCTGCTGGAACTGCTGGACGGCGATGCCGAAGCCTGGGCCATCGAACTCTCCAGCTACCAGACCCGCGACGTCGCCGCGGCAGGCGCCCGGCCGCACATCGCCATCGTCACCAACCTGCACCCGGAGCACCTGGACTGGCACGGCAGCGAGGCGCGCTACATCGCCGACAAGCTGGCGCTGGTGATGGAGGCGCAGCCGCGCATCGCCGTGTTGAATGCGGCCGATCCGCTGCTGGCGAAACTGCAGCTGCCGGACAGCGAGATTCATTGGTATGGCGACGCGCGCGGCTGGCACCTGCGCGGCGATGCGCTGCATCGCGGCGATGCCTTCGTGATGGACACCGCCACGTTGCCGCTGCCCGGTCGCCACAACCGCAGCAACCTGTGCGCGGTGCTGACCGCGCTGGACGCGTTCGGCCTCGATGCGGCGGCACTGGCCACGCACGCGGCCAGCTTCCAGCCGCTGCCCAATCGCTTGCAGCCGCTGGGCGAGCGCGACGGCATCCTCTACGTCAACGATTCGATCAGCACCACGCCGATGGCGACGCTGGCCGCGCTCGAGTTGTACGCGGATCGGCCGGTGGCGGTGCTGGTCGGCGGCCACGACCGCGGCCTGCCGTGGGACGCGTTCGCCGACGCGATGCGCCTGCGCGCGCCGGACGCGGTGGTGACGATGGGGCAGAACGGCCCGCGCATCCACGCGCTGCTGGCGCCCGTTGCGGCGCAGGCCGGCTTCACGCTGGCAGCCGCCGGCGACCTGGCCGAGGCGATGGGCAAGGCCCGCGCCGCGCTGCCGGACGGCGGCGTGGTGCTGCTGTCGCCCGGCGCGCCCAGCTTCGGCCCGTACCGCAACTACGTGGCGCGCGGCCGCCATTTCGCCGAATTGGCCGGCTTCGATCCGGACGCGATTTCCGGCATCCAGGGCATGGGCATCGCCTAA
- a CDS encoding dienelactone hydrolase family protein, producing the protein MRRLLLAFGLLFAAAPAFAAMQAKPVEWTQGKDRFSGYVVYDDASKAMRPGLLMVPDWYGVTPAALDKARQQAGSDYVVFVVDMYGAGVRPADDKQALAQVQGLYPKPELMRARMQAALDAFKAQASVVPLDATRIGAFGFCFGGSSVLELARSGVKLAGIVTFHGGLHTERPATPGTIKTPILVLNGAADQSQKAAIVPFEDEMDSAGADWQFVNFGGAVHCFALETANKPGCKYDPRAARRAYAMMHGFFAGRFALRE; encoded by the coding sequence ATGCGCCGCCTCCTGCTCGCTTTCGGACTGCTGTTCGCCGCCGCCCCCGCCTTCGCCGCCATGCAGGCAAAGCCTGTCGAATGGACGCAGGGCAAGGATCGCTTCAGCGGCTACGTGGTGTATGACGATGCATCGAAGGCGATGCGCCCCGGCTTGCTGATGGTGCCGGACTGGTACGGCGTCACCCCCGCCGCGCTGGACAAGGCCAGGCAGCAGGCTGGTAGCGACTACGTGGTGTTCGTGGTGGACATGTACGGCGCGGGCGTGCGCCCGGCCGACGACAAGCAGGCGCTGGCGCAGGTGCAGGGGCTGTATCCGAAGCCGGAGCTGATGCGCGCGCGCATGCAGGCAGCGCTGGATGCCTTCAAGGCGCAAGCCTCGGTGGTGCCGCTGGATGCCACGCGAATCGGTGCGTTCGGCTTCTGCTTCGGCGGCTCATCGGTGCTGGAACTGGCGCGCAGCGGCGTCAAGCTGGCCGGCATCGTGACTTTCCACGGCGGGCTGCACACCGAACGTCCGGCGACGCCGGGCACCATCAAGACGCCCATCCTGGTGTTGAACGGCGCCGCAGACCAAAGCCAGAAGGCGGCGATCGTGCCGTTCGAAGATGAAATGGACAGCGCGGGCGCGGATTGGCAGTTCGTCAACTTCGGCGGTGCGGTGCACTGCTTCGCGCTGGAGACAGCCAACAAGCCCGGCTGCAAGTACGACCCGCGTGCCGCACGCCGCGCCTACGCGATGATGCACGGCTTCTTTGCCGGGCGATTTGCGCTGCGCGAGTAA